A region of Wenzhouxiangella sp. XN24 DNA encodes the following proteins:
- a CDS encoding YncE family protein yields the protein MKPRILFAIMALLLGGAAAHADVLLVGNKSAHTLWALDLATGERRAEFETGVGPHEVEVSPDGRFAVVSNYGARDEVGNTLTVLDWPAGEVTATIDLGENTRPHGMAFLPDGSLVVTTEGSDRLLVVDVASGAVTQRIDVGEGVAHMVAASPEGRFAWVTNISAGTLEKVDLAAGEVVGTTVTGAGAEGVGVARGGQEVWVTNRADDTVSVIDADSLETIALLESAGFPIRVDMTADGRHALVTNARAATLSVFDIEQRTLAATVQIADPDAVYQETLLGNAALPIGIASHPRGEWVYVAVSGANEVAVIDRSNWEIVARWPTGREPDALGIVLTAP from the coding sequence ATGAAGCCCCGGATCCTGTTCGCGATCATGGCCTTGTTGCTGGGCGGCGCTGCAGCCCATGCGGACGTCTTGCTGGTGGGCAACAAGAGCGCCCATACCCTCTGGGCGCTGGATCTCGCCACGGGCGAGCGGCGCGCCGAGTTCGAGACAGGGGTCGGGCCGCACGAGGTGGAGGTCTCTCCCGACGGGCGGTTCGCCGTGGTGAGCAATTACGGCGCGCGGGATGAGGTCGGCAACACCCTGACGGTGCTCGACTGGCCGGCCGGCGAGGTGACGGCGACGATCGACCTCGGCGAGAACACGCGGCCGCACGGCATGGCGTTCCTGCCCGACGGAAGCCTGGTGGTGACCACCGAGGGTAGCGACCGGCTGCTGGTCGTGGACGTCGCGAGCGGCGCCGTCACGCAGCGCATCGATGTCGGCGAGGGGGTGGCGCACATGGTGGCGGCGTCGCCGGAAGGGCGTTTCGCCTGGGTAACGAACATATCCGCCGGAACGCTCGAGAAAGTCGACCTTGCGGCCGGCGAAGTCGTCGGTACGACCGTCACCGGGGCCGGCGCGGAAGGTGTCGGTGTGGCCCGCGGCGGACAGGAAGTCTGGGTGACCAACCGGGCCGACGATACGGTGAGCGTGATCGACGCGGACAGCCTCGAGACCATTGCCTTGCTGGAGTCCGCAGGGTTCCCGATTCGCGTGGACATGACCGCCGACGGCCGGCACGCGCTCGTGACCAATGCGCGCGCGGCCACGCTGTCGGTCTTCGATATCGAGCAGCGCACGCTCGCGGCGACCGTGCAGATCGCCGACCCCGATGCGGTCTACCAGGAAACCCTGCTGGGGAACGCGGCTTTGCCGATCGGTATCGCGAGCCATCCGCGAGGCGAATGGGTGTACGTCGCGGTGAGCGGGGCGAACGAGGTCGCGGTCATCGACCGGTCGAACTGGGAGATCGTGGCGCGCTGGCCCACCGGTCGCGAGCCGGACGCGCTCGGGATCGTGCTCACGGCGCCCTGA
- a CDS encoding erythromycin esterase family protein, whose protein sequence is MTRTRHIIIALLAVLGAACASPGVVEAPAGQPAPAGQPEPAASAAWLETLATAVGDRRLLQLGESGHGMAETYKVKTDIVRHMHERHGFDILAVEGGLAECWVAAQTLASSPPADGMEDCLWGAWASAEAEALFAYLRSRATSDRPLRLVGVDNSPTSRAFSRWLATRPELPDALLRAELDFLKVFQQGERDEPLAVIRARAVENFRRAYVQIDDPMLAMIIEDRLATLDFDPDTFDLEVHERNRERRMAVNLLRHMDRNPGARVIYWAHNAHVARSYSEFVGGIARQGEFIHGALGAESYVVGIYPLAGRGYAWFINQDYDILPPEPGSLEARMAALPGDPVFLDLDRAVAAGMRWVAQPVMSYEWGLNEQLIVPREMYDGLLLLREVSPITREAP, encoded by the coding sequence ATGACGAGAACCCGACACATCATCATCGCCTTGCTCGCCGTGTTGGGCGCGGCCTGCGCCTCGCCCGGGGTCGTCGAGGCGCCTGCGGGTCAGCCAGCGCCAGCCGGCCAGCCGGAACCTGCGGCCTCCGCGGCGTGGCTGGAGACGCTGGCCACGGCCGTCGGCGATCGCCGGCTCTTGCAGCTGGGCGAGAGCGGGCACGGCATGGCCGAGACCTACAAGGTCAAGACCGACATCGTGCGCCACATGCACGAGCGTCATGGCTTCGACATCCTCGCCGTGGAAGGCGGGCTCGCCGAGTGCTGGGTCGCCGCGCAGACGTTGGCGTCGTCGCCGCCCGCGGACGGCATGGAGGACTGCCTGTGGGGCGCGTGGGCCAGCGCGGAGGCGGAAGCCCTGTTTGCCTACCTGCGCAGCCGGGCGACGAGCGACAGGCCGCTGCGACTGGTGGGGGTGGACAACAGCCCGACCAGCCGGGCGTTCTCCCGCTGGCTCGCGACACGTCCGGAGCTGCCCGACGCCCTGTTGCGGGCCGAGCTGGATTTTCTCAAGGTGTTCCAACAGGGCGAACGGGACGAGCCGCTGGCGGTGATCCGGGCCCGCGCGGTGGAGAACTTTCGCCGGGCCTACGTCCAGATCGACGATCCGATGCTGGCGATGATCATCGAGGATCGCCTGGCGACGCTGGATTTCGATCCGGACACCTTCGACCTGGAGGTCCATGAACGCAACCGCGAGCGGCGCATGGCCGTGAACCTGTTACGGCACATGGACCGCAACCCGGGCGCACGCGTGATCTATTGGGCCCACAACGCCCACGTGGCGCGCAGTTACAGCGAGTTCGTCGGCGGGATTGCGCGGCAGGGTGAATTCATCCACGGCGCGCTGGGCGCAGAGAGTTATGTCGTAGGCATCTACCCGCTCGCCGGCCGCGGCTACGCCTGGTTCATCAACCAGGACTACGACATCCTGCCGCCCGAGCCGGGCTCGCTCGAGGCGCGCATGGCGGCGCTGCCCGGCGATCCGGTGTTCCTCGACCTCGACCGGGCCGTTGCCGCGGGGATGCGCTGGGTCGCGCAGCCGGTCATGAGCTACGAATGGGGTTTGAACGAGCAACTGATCGTGCCGCGCGAGATGTACGACGGCCTGTTGCTGCTGCGGGAAGTGTCGCCGATCACTCGCGAGGCGCCGTGA
- a CDS encoding NAD(P)/FAD-dependent oxidoreductase, with product MSEVDYDVVIIGAGAAGLMCAIAAGERERRVLVLDHANKVGKKILMSGGGRCNFTNLHSTPDNFISANPHFARSALARYTPADFVALVDKHAVPWHEKKLGQLFCDRSSKDIVRLLLDECAAVGAIVRTHSPVEVLEVGAPHRLQAPQGEISCESLVIATGGYSIPSLGATGFGFDLARSLELPVLPTRAALVPVTLARHDLERLADLSGVSLDTVTSAGGAAFRENILFTHRGLSGPAVLQASSYWHEGEPLAIDLLPDVEVAALIENARRERPKLELKSLLGERWTRRVAQRWCELWLENKPLDQLGPADLERVAAACKPWVVQPVGTEGYRTAEVTLGGLDTNALSSKTMGCRDYPGLFFIGEVVDVTGHLGGHNFQWAWASGHAAGQYV from the coding sequence ATGAGCGAGGTTGATTACGACGTCGTGATCATCGGCGCCGGCGCCGCCGGGCTGATGTGCGCGATCGCGGCGGGTGAGCGGGAGCGGCGCGTGCTGGTCCTGGACCACGCCAACAAGGTCGGCAAGAAGATCCTCATGTCCGGCGGCGGACGCTGCAACTTCACCAATCTCCATTCCACGCCCGACAACTTCATCTCCGCCAACCCGCACTTCGCCAGGTCGGCGCTGGCGCGCTACACGCCGGCCGACTTCGTGGCACTGGTGGACAAGCACGCGGTGCCCTGGCACGAGAAGAAGCTCGGCCAGCTGTTTTGCGACCGCAGTTCCAAGGACATCGTGCGCCTGCTGCTCGACGAGTGCGCCGCCGTCGGCGCCATCGTCCGCACCCATTCCCCGGTGGAGGTCCTGGAGGTCGGCGCGCCCCATCGGCTCCAGGCGCCGCAGGGCGAGATCAGCTGCGAGTCGCTCGTCATCGCCACCGGGGGTTACTCGATTCCGTCGCTGGGCGCCACCGGCTTCGGTTTCGACCTGGCGCGATCCCTCGAACTGCCGGTCCTGCCGACGAGGGCGGCCCTCGTTCCCGTGACGCTCGCGCGCCACGACCTGGAGCGGCTCGCGGATCTCTCCGGCGTGTCGCTGGACACGGTGACGAGCGCCGGCGGGGCGGCCTTTCGCGAGAACATCCTGTTCACCCATCGCGGTCTCAGCGGGCCGGCCGTGCTGCAGGCGTCCTCGTACTGGCACGAAGGGGAGCCGCTGGCCATCGACCTGCTCCCCGACGTGGAGGTCGCGGCGCTGATCGAGAACGCCCGGCGCGAGCGACCGAAGCTGGAGTTGAAGAGCCTGCTCGGCGAGCGCTGGACGCGCCGGGTCGCCCAGCGCTGGTGCGAGCTGTGGCTGGAGAACAAGCCGCTCGACCAGCTCGGGCCGGCCGATCTCGAGCGGGTGGCGGCGGCCTGCAAGCCGTGGGTCGTGCAGCCCGTCGGGACGGAAGGCTACCGCACCGCCGAGGTGACGCTCGGGGGGCTCGACACGAACGCCCTGTCCTCCAAGACGATGGGCTGTCGTGACTATCCGGGCCTGTTCTTCATCGGCGAGGTGGTGGACGTCACCGGCCACCTCGGCGGGCACAACTTCCAGTGGGCCTGGGCCTCGGGGCACGCTGCGGGACAATACGTGTGA
- a CDS encoding class I SAM-dependent methyltransferase produces the protein MWDERYRREDYVYGKAPNDFLASHVDELRPGNVLCLAEGEGRNAVFLAARGFAVTAVDASAVGLEKAARLAAEHDVEVETICADLADYDLGAARWDNIVSIYCHVLSPLRAELHRRVVAALRPGGVFLLEGYTPRQLEFNSGGPRDPDRLMSSAVLARELKGLEFRRLEELERDIHEGSHHSGRSAVVQVVATKP, from the coding sequence ATGTGGGACGAACGTTACCGGCGCGAGGACTATGTCTACGGCAAGGCGCCGAACGATTTTCTCGCCTCTCACGTCGATGAACTGCGACCCGGCAACGTCTTGTGCCTGGCCGAGGGCGAGGGCCGCAACGCGGTGTTCCTGGCGGCGCGCGGTTTCGCCGTGACGGCCGTCGATGCGTCGGCCGTGGGGCTCGAGAAAGCGGCAAGGCTGGCGGCGGAGCACGACGTCGAGGTCGAGACCATCTGCGCCGACCTCGCGGACTATGACCTCGGCGCGGCGCGCTGGGACAACATCGTGTCGATCTACTGCCATGTCCTGTCGCCCTTGCGCGCCGAGCTGCATCGGCGCGTCGTGGCGGCCCTGCGTCCCGGGGGCGTCTTCCTGCTGGAGGGCTACACGCCGCGGCAGCTGGAATTCAACAGCGGCGGGCCGCGTGACCCGGACCGGCTGATGAGCAGCGCCGTCCTCGCGCGCGAGCTAAAGGGACTGGAGTTCCGCCGCCTGGAGGAGCTGGAACGCGATATCCACGAGGGCAGCCATCACAGCGGCCGGAGCGCAGTGGTGCAGGTCGTTGCGACGAAACCCTGA